A stretch of Chitinophaga caeni DNA encodes these proteins:
- a CDS encoding RagB/SusD family nutrient uptake outer membrane protein — protein MISNKLLSKGKYLSLFFFALVMLSCSKDYLTTNPTDQVATEDAFSTTDNAWAAVNGIHRYLYSQFYSNQDQGGQSANMIYMNVMGRDLVMTAAGNGWFNNEYKWISHRISTSRVPFFNYAFYYTIIGNANMILANVDGATGPEEDKMAIKGEAYAYRAWAYYQMVQLFGERYVKGGDNSSLAVPLKLMPNEPITPRNTVEEVYTQINADLDQAKAMLQNYNRANISHLDLNVAEGLKARVALTQQRWDSAAYYAARARDGFTLMSDADYMSGFNDYSNDEWIWGVHQQSDQTTYYYSFFAYMSCNFGSSNIRGNPKAIFSPLYAKITDTDVRKQLWDSTGKNTDFPIPNSGKRYPYMSRKFRVADGGSSIGDLVLMRASEMILIEAEANARDGKTAEAAQALYTLAHQRDPNYVMSTNTGAALIDEILTQRRIELWGEGFDFYDLKRMNIALDRRGGNHNSSLAGDVLYVEPTDKRWQFVIPQDEINNTNGIVVQNPL, from the coding sequence ATGATTTCGAATAAATTATTGAGCAAAGGGAAATACTTATCCCTCTTTTTCTTTGCCCTGGTAATGTTGTCTTGCAGCAAGGATTATTTAACAACCAATCCTACAGACCAGGTTGCAACAGAAGATGCTTTCAGTACAACAGACAACGCTTGGGCTGCTGTAAACGGTATTCACCGCTACTTGTATTCCCAGTTTTATAGTAACCAGGACCAAGGTGGTCAAAGTGCCAACATGATTTACATGAATGTAATGGGAAGGGACCTGGTAATGACGGCAGCCGGAAACGGTTGGTTCAACAATGAATATAAATGGATCTCGCACCGTATCAGTACCAGCCGGGTTCCATTCTTTAATTATGCTTTTTACTACACGATCATCGGTAATGCCAATATGATCTTAGCAAACGTGGACGGCGCTACCGGCCCCGAAGAAGATAAGATGGCAATCAAGGGAGAAGCTTATGCTTACCGTGCCTGGGCTTATTACCAGATGGTTCAATTGTTCGGGGAACGTTATGTTAAGGGTGGAGATAATTCCAGCCTGGCCGTTCCTTTGAAATTGATGCCCAACGAGCCGATCACGCCGAGGAATACCGTGGAAGAAGTATATACCCAGATCAATGCCGATTTGGATCAGGCTAAGGCCATGTTGCAAAATTATAACCGCGCCAATATTTCACATCTTGATTTGAATGTTGCTGAAGGTTTAAAAGCCCGTGTTGCATTGACTCAACAAAGGTGGGACTCCGCCGCTTATTATGCTGCCCGTGCAAGGGATGGTTTCACGTTGATGAGTGATGCAGATTATATGTCAGGGTTTAATGATTACTCCAATGATGAGTGGATCTGGGGTGTGCACCAACAGTCGGATCAAACTACTTATTATTATTCCTTCTTTGCATACATGTCCTGTAACTTCGGTTCATCGAACATCAGGGGGAATCCCAAAGCAATCTTCTCTCCATTATATGCTAAGATTACAGATACCGATGTCAGGAAGCAATTATGGGATTCTACAGGTAAAAATACCGACTTCCCCATTCCTAATAGCGGTAAACGCTACCCATATATGAGCCGTAAGTTCCGCGTTGCGGATGGCGGTAGCAGTATCGGTGACCTGGTATTGATGCGTGCCTCCGAAATGATCCTGATCGAAGCGGAAGCAAATGCCCGCGACGGTAAAACTGCCGAAGCTGCGCAAGCTTTATATACCCTGGCTCATCAACGTGATCCTAATTATGTAATGAGTACCAATACGGGTGCTGCCCTGATCGATGAGATACTAACACAACGCCGTATAGAATTGTGGGGTGAAGGTTTCGACTTCTACGATCTGAAACGTATGAACATCGCCTTGGATAGAAGGGGTGGAAATCATAATTCAAGTCTTGCCGGTGACGTTCTTTACGTAGAACCGACTGACAAAAGATGGCAATTCGTAATACCGCAAGATGAAATCAACAACACCAATGGTATAGTTGTCCAAAACCCATTGTAA
- a CDS encoding TonB-dependent receptor gives MKFRAYFSPIYHWARGIFRLLTAKTKVIMPAFRPRFFIKFATAILLIFSVSAHAALLGQKITITKRNAPLKEILKEIEKQSGYSFFFSDKDIRMGHNVSLAVKNGDLRDVLNQCFEGQTLTYEIVNNTVVVKQRANASPEMMPSSAAARIKVSGKVVDETGQALPGATVVVKGSNVATVTDENGNYSIDCKPTDILVVSFIGYKTAEAAVEGKNTLNVILKLNVNQLQEQVITAYGSVKKDLYTGAAAQVNRDFFDKRPLNSIANALVGAAPGIQTTLSGGAPNSGAAIRLRGFGSISASSSPLYVVDGVPYDGSISSLDPADIENISVLKDATSAALYGSRGANGVIVITTRKGNKYKPTLSFTANYGVVRRGLPEYDRVNAFQYVPLMWESYRNSMVYGDDPIPLEDASKIASGLYPRFTSGANAGKQNYNGTAYSDISQLLGMNPFNVPGDQLVDENGMMNPNARLLYPEDLNWSDAAENGGRSRQNYQLAYSGGSDKSTYYGSFGYTDMKGYLISSNMKRFNGRVNLDVTPTTWFKTGLNVAGTYVKENEDNSSSNTGYVNPFYFSRYIAPIYPVHAHNDDGTYVLDVNGKPAYDLGEDRPFATGRNAVYENLLNARIQNRTFLSGRTFGEVTFAPFLKLRTNFSADIQSNFQQNYDNKIIGDGSPAGRSTRYSDRTLSYTFNQLLYFDKKWNKHGVSAMAGHENYSLTYNYLSGNKQGQIVDGISELPNFSTINSTTSYQDSKAIESYLGKVSYDYDGKYIVTGSIRRDGNSKFSPDVRWATFWSLGGAWNIHREEFFNANFVDYLRLRASYGKIGNDGGISYYAYQSFYNLGRNNATEPGFVQGTLGNNQLTWESNNSFDLGVEFSFFKGRLSGLVDYFDRKTSGLIFDVPQPLSNGGTTSGEFSISQNVGNMYNRGVELQLTGEVVKTNDINYSITLNATTFKNEITKMPVGQEKIINGTKQLSAGHSIYDYYLRHYYGVDPDNGDALYIAETYDPDDPGTTKIITNKNGGQDTVTSSVSNAKLMYVGESSIPKVYGSMQHQVSYKGLTLSVLLTYQLGGKVYDGSYASLMHAGTYGTIFSTDILKRWQKPGDITDVPRLDNKRISDFSAASDRWLTKASFMNINNITLSYDLPARWLSRINATRASIYVSGENLHMFSARKGMNVNGEFSGTTSNSYTYNRIMTMGVNLNF, from the coding sequence ATGAAATTTCGTGCTTATTTTAGTCCAATTTATCATTGGGCAAGGGGGATATTCCGCCTATTAACGGCGAAAACCAAGGTGATTATGCCTGCTTTCCGCCCCCGGTTCTTTATCAAGTTCGCAACAGCTATCCTGCTCATTTTCAGCGTTTCTGCACATGCTGCCTTGCTCGGACAAAAAATTACAATTACTAAGAGAAATGCTCCGTTAAAGGAGATTTTAAAAGAAATTGAAAAGCAATCCGGTTATTCCTTTTTCTTTAGCGATAAGGATATCCGCATGGGGCATAATGTGAGCCTCGCAGTGAAAAACGGGGATTTACGCGATGTACTGAATCAATGCTTTGAAGGCCAAACCCTTACCTACGAGATCGTTAACAATACGGTTGTCGTAAAGCAAAGGGCTAACGCCAGCCCGGAAATGATGCCCAGTTCAGCCGCCGCCCGGATCAAAGTTTCCGGTAAGGTGGTGGATGAAACAGGACAGGCATTACCCGGAGCAACCGTGGTGGTTAAAGGATCTAATGTTGCCACGGTAACCGATGAGAATGGTAATTACTCGATCGATTGTAAGCCTACCGACATTTTGGTCGTTTCATTCATCGGTTATAAAACAGCCGAAGCAGCCGTAGAAGGTAAAAACACTTTGAATGTCATCCTGAAATTGAACGTCAACCAATTGCAGGAGCAGGTGATTACTGCCTATGGTAGCGTGAAGAAAGATCTTTATACGGGTGCAGCAGCACAAGTCAATAGGGATTTCTTCGATAAAAGACCCTTAAATAGTATCGCGAATGCCTTAGTGGGCGCTGCTCCCGGTATTCAAACTACGCTTAGTGGTGGTGCGCCAAACTCCGGTGCTGCCATTCGCTTACGTGGCTTCGGTTCTATCTCTGCGTCCAGCAGCCCGCTATACGTGGTTGATGGTGTGCCGTATGATGGTTCTATCAGTTCCCTAGATCCGGCGGATATCGAGAATATCTCCGTGTTAAAAGATGCTACTTCTGCCGCATTGTACGGTTCCAGGGGTGCCAACGGGGTTATCGTGATCACTACCAGGAAAGGAAATAAATACAAGCCTACCTTAAGTTTTACGGCCAACTACGGGGTAGTAAGGCGCGGTTTACCGGAGTATGATAGGGTTAATGCATTCCAATATGTTCCCCTGATGTGGGAATCATACCGCAATAGCATGGTATACGGAGATGATCCAATTCCTTTGGAAGATGCTTCCAAGATTGCTTCCGGTTTATACCCACGCTTTACCTCCGGGGCAAATGCCGGGAAACAAAATTATAACGGTACCGCTTACAGTGATATCAGCCAATTACTCGGTATGAACCCGTTCAATGTTCCCGGTGATCAACTGGTTGATGAAAATGGTATGATGAACCCGAATGCCCGCCTGTTATATCCTGAAGATTTAAATTGGAGCGACGCTGCTGAAAACGGTGGCAGGTCCCGCCAAAATTATCAATTGGCTTATAGCGGTGGTAGCGATAAATCTACCTATTACGGCTCATTTGGCTATACCGATATGAAAGGTTACCTCATCAGTTCTAACATGAAACGTTTCAACGGTCGTGTTAACTTGGATGTAACTCCAACTACTTGGTTTAAAACCGGGTTGAATGTAGCGGGTACGTATGTAAAGGAGAATGAAGATAATAGTAGCAGTAATACCGGGTATGTAAACCCGTTCTATTTCTCCCGCTATATTGCGCCTATTTACCCGGTACATGCCCATAATGATGACGGTACTTACGTTCTGGATGTTAACGGTAAACCGGCCTATGATTTGGGTGAAGACAGGCCCTTTGCCACCGGTAGGAACGCCGTATATGAAAACTTGCTCAATGCCAGGATTCAAAACCGTACTTTCTTAAGTGGCCGTACCTTCGGTGAGGTTACCTTCGCGCCGTTCCTGAAATTAAGAACTAATTTCAGCGCCGACATTCAAAGCAATTTCCAACAGAACTACGATAACAAAATTATCGGTGATGGCTCCCCGGCAGGACGTTCTACCAGGTATTCGGATCGTACCTTGAGCTATACATTTAACCAGTTGTTGTATTTCGATAAAAAATGGAACAAGCACGGCGTTAGCGCCATGGCAGGTCATGAAAACTATAGTTTGACTTACAATTACCTGAGTGGTAACAAGCAAGGGCAAATTGTAGATGGTATTTCTGAATTACCGAATTTCTCTACCATTAACTCGACTACTTCTTATCAAGATAGTAAGGCCATCGAAAGTTACCTGGGTAAAGTGTCTTACGATTATGATGGTAAGTATATTGTAACCGGGTCTATCCGCCGCGACGGTAACTCGAAATTTTCTCCAGATGTGCGTTGGGCAACATTCTGGTCACTTGGAGGTGCTTGGAACATCCACCGTGAAGAATTTTTCAATGCCAACTTTGTTGATTATTTACGTTTGAGAGCTTCTTATGGTAAAATCGGTAATGATGGCGGCATCAGCTATTACGCTTACCAATCGTTCTATAACTTGGGGCGTAATAACGCTACCGAGCCGGGCTTCGTTCAAGGTACATTGGGTAATAACCAGTTGACCTGGGAATCTAACAATTCCTTTGACCTGGGAGTTGAATTTAGTTTCTTTAAAGGTCGCTTATCCGGTTTGGTCGACTACTTCGATCGTAAAACGAGCGGTTTGATCTTCGATGTTCCACAACCATTGAGTAACGGGGGTACAACATCCGGAGAATTCTCTATCAGCCAGAACGTGGGTAATATGTACAATAGGGGTGTAGAACTCCAATTGACAGGTGAAGTAGTGAAAACAAACGATATTAACTACTCTATCACGCTGAATGCAACTACGTTCAAAAATGAAATCACCAAGATGCCTGTTGGTCAAGAGAAAATCATTAACGGGACCAAGCAATTGAGTGCCGGTCATTCAATCTATGATTACTACTTGCGCCATTACTACGGTGTTGATCCGGACAACGGGGATGCACTTTACATAGCGGAAACCTATGATCCTGATGATCCGGGAACTACCAAAATTATCACTAATAAGAACGGCGGGCAGGATACGGTAACCAGTTCCGTGAGTAACGCTAAGCTGATGTATGTTGGGGAATCTTCCATTCCGAAGGTATACGGTAGCATGCAACACCAGGTTAGTTATAAAGGTTTGACATTATCAGTATTATTGACTTATCAATTAGGTGGTAAAGTATATGATGGTAGCTATGCTAGCTTGATGCATGCAGGTACTTACGGTACAATATTCTCTACGGATATCCTGAAACGTTGGCAAAAACCGGGTGACATCACGGATGTGCCGAGATTGGATAATAAACGTATTTCCGATTTCTCCGCTGCCAGCGACCGTTGGCTAACCAAGGCGTCTTTCATGAATATCAATAATATTACCTTGTCATATGATTTGCCTGCAAGATGGTTGTCACGCATTAATGCCACGAGAGCCAGTATCTATGTTTCAGGTGAGAACTTGCACATGTTTTCTGCCAGGAAGGGGATGAACGTGAACGGCGAGTTTAGCGGTACCACTTCTAACTCGTACACTTATAACAGGATTATGACAATGGGTGTTAATCTTAATTTCTAA
- a CDS encoding FecR family protein, protein MDKEKARDLLVKYRKGLCSEEEKRIVETWFDYISGESGWTVPFGEAEATRERMHANILQGIEKTGPVIKISRSRKMAWYAAAAVLFLALAANLAWFLQGKQEKRPLANVIDQEHDILPGQSGAILTLANGEEIVLDSLGNGILTTQGSTKVIKTGDQISYQGADFQQQVVYNTISTPIGRTFRVMLPDSTKVWLNAASSITYPTAFNTNTREVSITGEAYFEVTHRPDIVFRVKAGTEILEDLGTSFNVNTYNDEPVQKTTLVEGKLKIRNVILEENDQVSIHGNGKLVLDHNVDVENILAWKNGHFRFNSVDIYSIMRQVSRWYGVAVEYQTATSIGETFSGGISRDVKLSELLHILEVTGKLNFEMRDKTIIIKS, encoded by the coding sequence TTGGATAAGGAAAAAGCACGGGATTTATTGGTAAAGTACCGGAAGGGCTTGTGTTCCGAAGAAGAGAAACGGATCGTAGAAACCTGGTTTGACTATATTTCCGGGGAGTCTGGCTGGACCGTTCCATTTGGAGAAGCAGAAGCTACGAGGGAAAGGATGCATGCAAATATTTTGCAGGGCATCGAAAAAACCGGGCCAGTTATCAAGATCAGCAGATCCAGGAAAATGGCCTGGTATGCTGCCGCTGCTGTTTTATTCCTCGCATTAGCTGCTAACTTGGCTTGGTTCCTTCAAGGGAAACAAGAAAAACGCCCTTTAGCAAATGTTATCGATCAAGAACACGATATTCTACCGGGGCAATCCGGCGCTATACTAACGCTTGCTAACGGCGAAGAAATAGTATTGGATTCGCTGGGCAACGGGATACTCACTACCCAGGGAAGCACGAAAGTTATTAAAACCGGCGACCAGATCAGTTACCAGGGGGCCGATTTTCAACAACAGGTAGTTTATAATACGATCAGTACGCCGATCGGGCGCACGTTCAGGGTTATGCTGCCCGATAGTACCAAGGTTTGGCTGAACGCGGCTTCCTCTATTACTTATCCCACGGCTTTCAACACGAATACCAGGGAAGTCAGTATAACTGGCGAAGCATATTTTGAAGTAACCCATAGGCCCGATATTGTTTTCAGGGTCAAAGCAGGCACTGAAATTTTAGAAGATCTCGGGACTAGTTTCAACGTAAATACGTATAATGACGAGCCCGTGCAAAAAACCACCTTGGTAGAAGGAAAGCTTAAAATTAGAAATGTTATCCTGGAAGAAAATGACCAGGTCAGTATACATGGAAACGGCAAATTAGTACTCGATCATAATGTTGACGTTGAAAATATTTTAGCATGGAAAAATGGTCATTTCCGTTTTAATAGTGTCGATATTTATTCCATCATGAGGCAAGTGAGCCGCTGGTACGGGGTGGCAGTGGAATATCAAACTGCAACTAGTATCGGGGAAACATTTAGCGGTGGCATATCGAGGGATGTTAAACTTTCCGAGTTACTGCATATTCTCGAAGTAACCGGTAAGTTGAATTTTGAAATGAGAGATAAAACAATCATTATAAAATCCTAA
- a CDS encoding RNA polymerase sigma-70 factor produces the protein MQVTYHNLTDDALLVFVKDDNIEAFTTIYNRYWERLLTFVIRAIKEQSDAEDIVQEIFISLWNRRKVIAIKTSFSTYIFNCARYMSIRYIEKNINRGHYLEYLADFMLSMQDGAAPENVLNLKETGHQLESAIAQLPGRMQHVFRLSREYNLSYQEIANQLDISEETVRKQIHRALKLLRVQLRHISITILVIIAQISIQNFF, from the coding sequence ATGCAGGTAACTTATCATAATCTGACCGATGATGCACTGCTCGTCTTCGTGAAAGACGACAATATAGAAGCATTTACTACCATTTATAATAGGTATTGGGAGCGGCTATTGACATTTGTTATACGTGCGATTAAGGAGCAGTCTGATGCGGAAGATATCGTGCAGGAAATTTTTATTTCGCTGTGGAACCGCAGGAAGGTCATTGCTATAAAAACAAGTTTCTCCACTTATATATTTAATTGCGCCCGTTATATGTCTATCAGGTATATCGAGAAGAATATCAACCGTGGACATTACCTCGAATACTTGGCGGATTTTATGCTTAGCATGCAGGATGGCGCCGCACCGGAAAATGTTTTGAACCTGAAGGAAACCGGTCATCAACTGGAATCAGCAATTGCACAGCTGCCGGGCAGGATGCAACATGTATTCCGCCTGAGTAGGGAATACAATTTAAGTTACCAGGAAATTGCTAACCAGCTGGATATATCCGAAGAGACGGTAAGAAAGCAAATACATCGTGCCTTAAAATTACTGCGGGTACAATTACGTCATATCTCTATTACTATCCTGGTAATTATCGCCCAAATATCCATTCAAAATTTTTTTTAG
- a CDS encoding PhnA domain-containing protein translates to MARSTFAPLLLIIYMNTRITPALQARSEGNCELCASELASTAYAVSPRNNDAIENEVALCETCFKALDDAGQKLHWHCLAGSIWNPEPSVQALSYRILYTFKDEEWAAEIMGSVELGEAVVLWAKSAFEVKAVHKDSNGTELANGDTVVLTQGLNVKGANFMAPKGTIVRKIRLVNDNVEQIEGKVNEQTIVILTKYVRKS, encoded by the coding sequence ATGGCAAGAAGTACTTTTGCGCCTTTATTATTGATTATATATATGAACACTAGGATTACCCCGGCTTTGCAAGCCCGTAGTGAAGGCAACTGTGAACTATGTGCCAGCGAATTAGCTAGCACCGCGTACGCGGTTAGCCCAAGAAATAATGATGCCATTGAAAATGAAGTGGCCTTATGTGAGACCTGTTTTAAAGCTTTAGACGATGCGGGCCAGAAGCTGCATTGGCATTGCTTGGCAGGTAGCATCTGGAATCCGGAACCCAGTGTGCAAGCCTTGAGTTACAGGATATTATACACTTTTAAGGATGAAGAGTGGGCCGCGGAAATCATGGGTTCGGTGGAATTAGGGGAAGCGGTAGTCCTGTGGGCTAAGAGCGCCTTCGAGGTGAAGGCAGTGCATAAAGACAGTAACGGAACCGAGTTGGCAAACGGGGATACCGTGGTATTAACCCAGGGCTTGAACGTGAAAGGCGCTAATTTTATGGCGCCGAAAGGCACCATCGTTCGAAAAATTAGGCTTGTAAATGATAATGTAGAGCAAATAGAAGGTAAGGTTAACGAACAAACCATCGTTATATTAACCAAGTATGTCCGCAAGTCTTAA
- a CDS encoding RNA polymerase sigma factor: MGLTSIENEHKLLHCIAGGDDTAFRTLYNGYVHQASNTVFALTHSKELTEEIIQDVFLKVWKERTKLTGIQKFNAYLFISLRNCTINYLASLVAERKKYNNYASHLLSQPQAEPETTYQVADKLDQLISELPRQQRIVFLLRAQGFKNPEIARRMKLSTASVKKYNQLALKFLQKKVNAEKSLLACLALIHLFK, encoded by the coding sequence ATGGGTTTGACAAGCATAGAAAACGAGCACAAATTACTTCACTGTATTGCCGGGGGAGATGATACTGCATTTCGCACTCTTTATAATGGCTATGTACACCAGGCCAGCAATACCGTATTTGCCCTAACCCATTCCAAAGAGCTTACCGAAGAAATCATCCAGGATGTATTCCTTAAAGTATGGAAGGAAAGAACCAAACTTACCGGTATCCAGAAATTTAATGCTTACCTGTTTATCTCATTAAGGAATTGCACGATCAATTACCTGGCTTCCCTGGTTGCCGAAAGAAAAAAATATAACAATTACGCGAGCCACCTACTCTCCCAACCGCAAGCCGAACCGGAGACGACATACCAGGTAGCTGACAAGCTAGACCAGTTAATCTCCGAGCTACCAAGGCAACAAAGGATCGTATTTCTCCTAAGGGCCCAGGGTTTCAAAAATCCAGAAATAGCCAGGCGGATGAAACTTAGTACTGCTTCCGTAAAAAAATACAATCAACTTGCCTTGAAATTCCTACAGAAAAAAGTAAATGCCGAAAAAAGCTTACTGGCCTGCCTGGCACTAATTCATTTATTTAAATAA
- a CDS encoding FecR family protein, translating to MGNQDLDYLFRKAVQHQCSKEELERLHELLTDPANREEYERLFDLIPVQVEANVFSRDESDRILDKILSGERQPGMTALPSKRKKSWYWPAAASFLLLAGAYTVYKILFNTSPNIAYDRPVELAVNNPAKEVTLTLSDGKTISLDQASTSAIIEKDTKVLMEDHKSLKYQSMDEKIEAGLLKYNTLAIPRGRTFKLTLPDGSVVMLNAGTTISYPVQFSGSERRVTISGEAYFEIAKDENHPFKINTELQEVVVLGTEFNVKAYPGEGKVTTTLKNGSVKVLCQNSKDILLQPGMSTISTQNTTLVTNADLKVVTAWKENIFYFKDTELKEVTRELQRWYDIEVDYNSLPSVNLYGEIPRDIPLNQLLKAMEKTTGLNFEIHNDTLKVNKL from the coding sequence ATGGGCAACCAAGATCTGGATTATTTATTTAGAAAGGCCGTACAACATCAATGTTCTAAAGAAGAGCTGGAGCGGCTCCATGAGCTTTTAACTGATCCCGCTAACAGGGAGGAGTACGAGCGCTTGTTTGATCTTATCCCGGTACAGGTAGAAGCCAATGTTTTTAGTAGGGACGAATCCGATCGAATACTAGATAAGATTCTGTCCGGGGAACGGCAACCGGGAATGACTGCCTTGCCTTCAAAACGCAAGAAATCTTGGTACTGGCCTGCGGCTGCCAGCTTTTTATTACTTGCCGGCGCCTATACTGTTTATAAAATCCTGTTCAATACATCACCTAATATAGCGTATGATAGGCCGGTAGAGCTGGCTGTTAATAATCCCGCTAAGGAAGTGACCTTGACCTTATCTGACGGTAAAACAATTTCGCTGGATCAAGCTTCAACTAGCGCCATTATTGAAAAAGACACGAAAGTCTTGATGGAAGATCATAAAAGTCTGAAATATCAATCGATGGATGAAAAAATCGAGGCGGGATTACTCAAATATAACACGCTGGCCATTCCAAGGGGCAGAACCTTTAAATTGACACTCCCTGATGGTTCCGTTGTAATGTTGAATGCCGGGACCACCATCAGCTACCCGGTGCAATTTTCCGGCTCGGAACGCCGTGTAACGATTAGCGGGGAAGCCTATTTTGAAATTGCCAAAGACGAAAATCATCCATTTAAAATAAATACGGAATTGCAAGAAGTGGTTGTGCTGGGAACGGAATTTAATGTTAAAGCCTACCCGGGGGAAGGGAAGGTAACAACAACTTTGAAAAATGGTAGCGTAAAAGTACTATGTCAAAATTCTAAAGATATATTATTGCAACCGGGCATGTCAACTATCAGCACACAAAACACTACGTTGGTAACAAATGCCGACCTGAAAGTTGTTACCGCCTGGAAGGAGAATATATTTTATTTCAAAGATACGGAGCTAAAAGAAGTGACCAGGGAGTTACAACGCTGGTACGATATCGAAGTTGATTATAATAGTTTGCCATCGGTCAACCTGTATGGAGAAATCCCGAGAGACATCCCATTAAATCAACTGTTAAAAGCCATGGAAAAAACCACGGGACTAAACTTTGAAATCCACAACGATACATTAAAAGTGAACAAATTATAG